In Chitinophagales bacterium, one DNA window encodes the following:
- a CDS encoding amidohydrolase family protein gives MKHLFHFIFLLALSRSSFSQQTFPRNGVKDEREKYFAFVRATIAVDYQTMVSDATLLIRNGKIIAAGKNVTLPKDAAIIDMTGKFIYPSFLDIYSDYGIPEIKGKQQNGPQGPQYLTNKNGAYSWNQAIKPEVHADELFTHNNDAAKQLRESGFGAVSTHQKDGIIRGTGAVVLLGEERENGMILKKQSALYYSFNKGSSTQDYPSSLMGSIALVRQAYYDAQWYKKMNGSSETNISLDALNNELSLPQVFEVNNVYSALRANKIGTEFNIRYIIKGHGDEYQRMDELKAAGNALIIPVNFPLAYDVEDPYDVQQISLADMLNWEMAPGNPAALDKAGISIAISTADLKEKKDFLKDVRTAISYGLSPKAALKALTYTPANLLNIYKEVGSLEPGKVANFIICSDSVFSSKNVIYQNWVKGSQYVINSFDFKDIRGSYTLTAGSVSNLSLNIDGSAGQPDASIKISDSIKLKVTISKRDELISLSFHYPKDTSTGMYRLSGYLKERNMEGTGQDVDGNWIKWSAQYNADYAEKKDSSKIKKHEIEGHIMYPFIGYGNTSLPKQEIFLFKNATVWTNESNGFLTNTDVLIKNGKIEKIGKDISGSSNAHIIDATGKYLTAGIIDEHSHIAIAEGVNEGTQSVTSEVRIGDVIDPTDINIYRQLAGGVTASHLLHGSANPIGGQTQLIKLRWGYGPEEMKFQNWPGFIKFALGENVKQANWGDLYTSRFPQTRMGVEQTMYDAFIRARDYKNEWNEYNSMSAKQKAGAVAPRRDLELDALVEILDGKRFITCHSYVQSEINMLLHVADSMHFKMNTFTHILEGYKVADYMKQHGVYASTFSDWWSYKYEVYDAIPYNSAILTKEGVVTAVNSDDAEQARRLNQQAAKAVEYGSLSEEEAWKLCTLNPAKMLHVDDKVGSIKVGKDADVVLWSDNPLSIYATCEMTLVDGICFYSTELNKQHEQWLQQERTRLINKMAKAKASGEPTQKPKVQFNQEWHCETLTTGDMVGK, from the coding sequence ATGAAGCATCTTTTTCATTTTATTTTCCTGTTAGCACTTTCGCGCTCTAGCTTTTCACAGCAAACATTTCCACGGAATGGTGTAAAAGATGAGCGCGAAAAATATTTTGCATTCGTGCGCGCGACTATCGCAGTAGATTATCAGACAATGGTGAGTGACGCCACCTTGCTTATCAGAAATGGAAAAATTATCGCTGCCGGAAAAAATGTAACACTGCCTAAAGACGCAGCTATAATAGATATGACCGGCAAATTTATTTATCCTTCCTTTTTAGATATATATTCTGATTATGGGATACCTGAAATTAAAGGCAAGCAGCAAAATGGTCCGCAGGGCCCCCAATATTTGACAAATAAAAACGGGGCATACAGCTGGAACCAGGCCATTAAACCTGAAGTACATGCTGATGAATTATTTACGCATAATAATGATGCAGCAAAGCAATTGCGTGAGTCCGGTTTTGGTGCTGTTTCTACCCATCAGAAAGATGGAATCATTCGTGGCACCGGAGCGGTTGTTTTATTGGGTGAAGAGCGCGAAAACGGTATGATTTTAAAGAAACAATCGGCATTATACTACTCTTTTAATAAAGGATCCAGTACGCAGGATTATCCTTCCTCATTAATGGGCAGCATTGCACTGGTACGGCAGGCGTATTATGATGCACAATGGTATAAGAAAATGAATGGCAGCTCAGAAACCAATATATCTCTTGATGCTTTAAATAATGAGTTATCGCTTCCGCAGGTTTTTGAAGTAAATAATGTTTACTCTGCTTTGCGCGCAAATAAGATCGGCACTGAGTTTAATATCAGGTACATCATTAAGGGGCATGGGGATGAATATCAACGTATGGATGAACTGAAAGCAGCAGGTAATGCCTTAATCATACCCGTTAATTTTCCATTAGCTTATGATGTGGAAGATCCTTACGACGTTCAGCAAATTTCACTAGCGGATATGCTGAATTGGGAGATGGCCCCGGGCAATCCGGCTGCACTCGATAAAGCCGGAATTTCTATTGCAATTTCTACCGCTGATTTAAAAGAAAAAAAAGATTTTCTGAAAGATGTAAGAACAGCCATTAGCTATGGGCTCAGTCCAAAGGCTGCTTTGAAGGCTTTGACCTATACACCTGCAAATTTGCTCAACATTTATAAGGAGGTAGGAAGCCTGGAACCAGGGAAGGTGGCGAATTTTATTATCTGCTCTGACAGTGTCTTCAGCAGTAAAAATGTGATCTACCAGAACTGGGTGAAAGGCTCGCAGTATGTAATCAATAGTTTTGATTTTAAAGATATAAGAGGCAGCTATACTTTAACGGCTGGATCGGTCTCAAACCTCAGTTTAAATATTGATGGATCAGCAGGACAGCCCGATGCTTCTATAAAAATAAGCGATTCAATAAAATTGAAAGTCACAATCAGCAAAAGAGATGAGCTGATCTCCTTATCATTCCATTATCCAAAAGATACGAGCACCGGCATGTACAGGTTAAGCGGTTACTTGAAAGAGAGAAATATGGAAGGCACCGGCCAGGATGTAGATGGTAACTGGATAAAATGGAGCGCACAATATAATGCTGACTATGCGGAAAAGAAGGATTCTTCTAAAATAAAAAAACATGAAATTGAAGGGCATATAATGTATCCATTCATTGGCTATGGAAACACTTCCTTGCCGAAGCAGGAAATATTTCTGTTCAAAAATGCAACCGTATGGACCAATGAATCCAACGGCTTTTTAACCAATACCGACGTATTAATTAAAAATGGAAAAATTGAGAAGATAGGAAAAGATATTTCAGGTTCTTCCAATGCACACATTATTGATGCCACCGGTAAATACCTTACGGCTGGTATCATTGATGAACATTCTCACATTGCTATTGCAGAAGGAGTTAATGAGGGTACCCAGTCTGTTACTTCAGAGGTTCGCATCGGTGACGTTATCGATCCAACAGACATAAATATTTACCGTCAATTGGCGGGCGGAGTTACAGCTTCCCATTTATTACACGGATCTGCAAATCCGATTGGCGGCCAAACACAGTTGATAAAATTACGCTGGGGATATGGTCCTGAAGAAATGAAATTTCAAAACTGGCCGGGCTTCATAAAGTTTGCTCTTGGGGAGAATGTGAAACAGGCAAACTGGGGAGATCTGTATACTTCACGTTTTCCTCAAACCAGGATGGGCGTGGAGCAAACAATGTATGATGCTTTTATACGGGCACGGGATTATAAAAATGAATGGAATGAATATAATTCAATGTCTGCAAAGCAAAAAGCCGGGGCAGTCGCACCCCGAAGAGATTTAGAGCTCGATGCACTGGTTGAAATTCTGGACGGCAAAAGATTTATTACCTGCCATTCCTATGTGCAGTCAGAAATTAATATGCTGCTGCATGTTGCCGATTCCATGCATTTTAAGATGAACACCTTTACGCATATCCTGGAAGGATATAAAGTGGCTGATTACATGAAACAGCATGGAGTTTATGCATCCACTTTTTCTGACTGGTGGTCCTATAAATACGAAGTATATGATGCCATTCCCTACAACTCAGCGATATTAACCAAGGAAGGCGTAGTGACCGCAGTCAATTCGGATGATGCAGAGCAGGCGCGGCGATTAAACCAGCAGGCGGCAAAAGCTGTTGAGTACGGGTCGTTGAGTGAAGAAGAGGCGTGGAAACTATGCACGCTTAATCCTGCTAAAATGCTTCACGTAGATGATAAGGTGGGAAGTATTAAGGTTGGTAAGGATGCTGATGTAGTGCTGTGGAGCGATAATCCCCTTTCTATTTATGCGACCTGTGAAATGACTTTGGTTGATGGGATTTGCTTTTACAGTACCGAGCTGAATAAACAACATGAGCAGTGGCTGCAACAGGAACGCACCCGGTTAATTAATAAAATGGCAAAAGCAAAGGCCAGTGGTGAACCAACACAGAAACCAAAAGTGCAATTCAATCAGGAATGGCATTGCGAGACATTGACAACGGGAGACATGGTAGGAAAATAA
- a CDS encoding amidohydrolase family protein — MKKLILFLFLLLIIVSASYPQRIAPAATQDSAVMLIGTIHVGNGQVIANGAVIFDQGKITYAGEAANAPKVNGKMKVINAAGAQIYPGIIAPNTYLGLAEIDLVRATNDYGETGIFNPGVRSLIAYNTDSKIIPTVRSNGVLLVQAVPQGGTVSGASSIMQLDAWNWQDAVYKEDDGIHLNWPSFFNFQFNDGAATVSVNEDYEKQVNEIRSYFIQARAYNENAMHAERNINFEAVKNILAGNKKIFIHCEYVKEIMNAVSFAKDFRLKMVVVGGRDTYMCTDILKENNVPVILGDVHALPQGEDVEVHIPYSKAALLQKAGVLYCLSVSGSWQQRNLPFMCGTTVAYGITKEDALKSITSNTAKILGIDDVTGTVEAGKDANLVISSGDLLDMKTNAVQFAFIQGRQINLDNSQKQLYATYMKKFGLK, encoded by the coding sequence ATGAAAAAACTTATTTTATTTCTTTTTCTTCTTTTAATAATTGTATCTGCTTCATACCCGCAGCGAATTGCGCCGGCTGCCACCCAGGATTCTGCCGTAATGTTAATCGGAACTATCCATGTTGGGAACGGACAGGTAATTGCAAATGGCGCGGTTATTTTTGATCAAGGAAAAATTACCTACGCCGGAGAGGCAGCTAATGCACCAAAGGTGAATGGGAAGATGAAAGTTATTAATGCTGCAGGAGCACAAATTTATCCTGGCATCATTGCTCCAAATACTTATTTAGGACTTGCGGAAATAGATTTAGTGCGGGCTACTAACGATTATGGAGAAACAGGAATATTTAATCCCGGAGTGCGCAGCCTGATTGCCTACAACACTGATTCTAAGATTATTCCTACGGTGAGGTCTAACGGAGTTTTACTGGTGCAGGCTGTTCCCCAGGGCGGAACTGTTTCCGGTGCTTCCTCTATAATGCAGCTGGATGCGTGGAACTGGCAGGATGCTGTATACAAAGAAGATGATGGCATCCATCTGAACTGGCCTTCTTTTTTCAATTTTCAATTTAATGATGGAGCAGCTACAGTAAGTGTAAATGAAGATTATGAAAAACAGGTGAATGAGATCCGTTCTTATTTTATACAGGCCAGAGCATACAATGAAAATGCAATGCACGCTGAGCGCAATATCAATTTTGAAGCAGTTAAAAATATATTGGCCGGTAATAAGAAAATATTTATTCACTGTGAGTACGTAAAGGAAATTATGAACGCCGTAAGTTTTGCCAAGGACTTCCGGCTGAAAATGGTAGTCGTCGGAGGCCGGGATACTTATATGTGCACAGATATTCTTAAGGAAAATAATGTACCTGTAATCCTCGGCGATGTCCACGCTTTGCCACAGGGAGAAGATGTGGAAGTTCATATTCCTTACAGTAAAGCGGCACTGCTTCAAAAGGCCGGTGTGCTGTATTGCCTGAGTGTTAGCGGCTCATGGCAGCAGCGTAACCTTCCTTTCATGTGCGGTACTACGGTGGCATATGGAATTACTAAAGAAGATGCGCTTAAATCCATCACCTCCAATACTGCAAAGATCCTTGGTATTGACGATGTAACTGGTACCGTGGAAGCCGGAAAAGATGCCAACCTTGTAATTTCCAGTGGCGATCTGCTGGATATGAAAACAAATGCCGTTCAATTTGCTTTTATACAGGGAAGACAGATTAACCTTGATAATTCCCAAAAACAATTGTATGCCACCTATATGAAAAAATTCGGGTTAAAATAA